Proteins encoded by one window of Salvia splendens isolate huo1 chromosome 7, SspV2, whole genome shotgun sequence:
- the LOC121811258 gene encoding uncharacterized protein LOC121811258: MEQDDCYQSVTEAKYDCLLFDVDDTLYPLSSGISTECTKNIREYMISKLGIEEEKVPEMCAELYKDYGTTMAGLRAVGYDFDYDDYHSFVHGRLPYDWLNTDHTLKNLLQTVPIRKVIFSNGNDAHVAEVLSRLGIEDCFESIICFETLNPSKTSEQPENSDATELPKAPILCKPLENSFVQAFKIAGINPQKTLFFDDSFRNLQTAKSVGLHTVWVGSSHKTDGVDYSLESIHNMKEAFPELWEGAVDKADVPYAEKAAIEAVV, translated from the exons ATGGAGCAAGACGACTGCTATCAGAGTGTTACAGAGGCAAAATATGATTGTCTCCTCTTTG ATGTGGATGATACCCTTTATCCCCTGAGTTCCGGTATATCAACGGAATGCACCAAGAACATTAGAG AATACATGATCAGCAAGCTCGGCATCGAGGAGGAGAAGGTTCCTGAAATGTGTGCCGAGCTATACAAGGACTACGGTACAACAATGGCCGGTCTTCGG GCTGTTGGTTATGATTTCGACTATGATGATTACCACAG CTTTGTGCATGGTAGACTACCTTACGACTGGCTAAACACTGATCACACTTTAAAGAACCTTCTGCAGACCGTCCCCATTCGCAAAGTT ATATTCTCGAATGGAAATGACGCCCATGTTGCTGAGGTTCTTAGCAGGCTTGGAATAGAGGATTGCTTCGAAAGTATCATTTGTTTCGAGACATTGAATCCTTCTAAAACTTCTGAACAGCCTGAAAACAGTGACG CAACAGAACTTCCTAAAGCTCCAATTCTCTGCAAGCCGCTTGAAAATTCATTTGTACAAGCTTTCAAGATTGCTGGTATTAACCCTCAGAAAACG CTGTTCTTTGATGACTCCTTTCGCAATCTGCAGACTGCAAAAAGCGTTGGCCTGCATACTGTTTGG GTTGGGTCCTCTCATAAAACAGATGGTGTGGATTATTCTTTGGAGAGCATTCACAATATGAAGGAGGCATTTCCCGAGCTTTGGGAAGGAGCTGTCGACAAGGCTGATGTTCCCTACGCTGAAAAGGCTGCAATTGAAGCGGTTGTGTGA